TTGTATTTGCTGGTGGCGGTGAAGAAGTTCATTGGTCACTTGCGATGATGTTTGACGGCATGGGCGCATTATCTTCTAAATACAACGATACACCAGAAATGGCTTCTCGTACTTATGATGCAGACCGCGACGGTTTCGTTATATCAGGCGGCGGCGGTATGGTTGTGGTTGAAGAGCTTGAACATGCTCTAGCACGTGGCGCGCATATTTATGCTGAGATTGTTGGTTACGGTGCAACATCAGACGGTTTCGATATGGTTGCTCCTAGTGGTGAAGGTGCTATACGTTGTATGCAACAAGCCATGCAAGGTGTTGACGCTAAAGTTGATTACTTAAATACTCACGGTACTTCTACACCTGTTGGCGATGTTAAAGAGCTTGGCGCAATACAAGCTGTATTTGGTAAAGACTCTCCAGCAATAAGTGCTACGAAAGCAATGACCGGTCATGCACTAGGTGCTGCAGGTGTTCATGAAGCTATTTTCTCATTATTGATGATGGAACATAGCTTTGTAGCTCCATCAATTAATATCAATACCTTGGATGAACAAGCAGAAGGTTTAGATATAGTGACTGAAAAGCGCGATATGGAACTTAACTTGGTTATGTCAAACAGCTTTGGTTTTGGCGGCACTAACGCAACACTTGTTATGCAAAAGTATAAATAATAAGTCGACGTTTGATCAGCAGTGGCCTAATTTTCCACTAAGCTAGGTTAAATCTAAAAACCGTTAATATGTTAACGGTTTTTTTATATGTAAAAATCATGAAAACGACAACAAATATGTTCTCGCTACGATGTTTTTTTTATTAAATTTAGCTACAATGAGCATCCTGTTTGTTATTGATTATGTTTGCCTTATTATGCCCCATTGTATAATTGAATATTCCGCAACGATTACTGAAAGTTTACCTGTAGAACAGCTAATGCATGCTGTTTATAAAGGTGCCAACCAAAGCGAACTTTTCGCCTCAAGTGATATAAAAGTGCGTGCATGCGCATTTGACAGTTTTTACTTGCCCGGCGCTGAACAGGTGTTTGTGCATGTAAATTTAAAAATATTATCAGGGCGCGATTTGTCACAACGTAAAAGTTTAAGTGAGAGTGTTAGTAATCAACTTGAGCGCTTGGGTATCGATAACGCGGTAATTACTGTCGAAGTAACAAAAATCGAAAAAGAAAGCTATGTTAAGAAGATAACATCAACGGTATAGCGTTTCACTTTTCTGCATGAGTGTTGGTTGGAACTTTACATGAATATTTTTTATGACGAAAACATGCCGTTTGCGGCAGAGTTTTTTTCAGATTTAGGTGATTTAACGGCGTTTTCTGGCCGCACTTTGACATCAGCAGATGTTCGTGATGCTGACGTGCTGTTAGTGCGCTCAATTACGAAAGTAAATGAGCACTTGTTACAGCAAAATAAAGCGTTAAGTTTTGTTGGCACTGCGACCATTGGCGTTGATCATATTGATCAACAATACCTGAACAATAGAAACGTAAAGTTTCATTCTGCTCCTGGTTGTAATGCTATCTCTGTCGCTGAATACGTGCTTAGCGCTTTAGTGGTATTAGCAGAGCGGTATTTATTCTCTTTATCAACATTAACCGTGGGTATTGTCGGAGCAGGTAATACGGGTTCAAGATTAAGCGAAAAATTAAGTGCGTTAAATATTAAGCATGTTTTATGTGACCCATTATTAGCTGAAAATTCAGCTGATATGCGAGACTTTGTTTCGCTTGAGGAGGCACTACACTGTGATGTGGTTTCGTTGCATGTTCCTCTCACGAGAAAGGGCGAAAACCCAACGTACCATTTATTAGATGCCGCAAGACTAGCGAAACTTAAAGACCACCAAATATTGATTAATGCTTGTCGTGGAGAAATTGTCGACAATAATGCTTTATTGAAAATGAAGCAGCAGGGCCACCCTTTAAAGTTAGTTTTAGATGTGTGGGAAAATGAGCCGACTATATTATTAGCGTTAATCTCGCATTGTGAAATTACTACGGCACACATTGCTGGTTATAGCTTAGAAGGAAAAGCTCGTGGCACAGAAATTCTGTATCGGGCATTATGCCAACAGTTAGATATTTTACCAAGTAAGCAACTCGCTGACTTTTTACCGGTACCGGCAATTAGTGCGATTGAAATTAAACAAGACTTTGATGAAATACTGCTAAACCAACTTGTCAAAATGGTTTACGATGTCAGACGTGACGATGCAATTTTTCGTCAACAAATTAATATTCAAGGATTTGACTATATTCGCAAAACATACCCGACTCGCCGGGAATTTTCGGCAATAAAGGTAACCTTGAATAACGCGTTGAGCTCAGATGCGCCACATCAGCTTGGCTTTAATAAATAAACTGGATAAAAGAGAGAGGATCATGGCACAGAAATTTGATGTTTGCGTACTAGGTGCAACGGGATTAGTTGGTAAAACAATTATTGAAATATTAGAACAACGTGATTTTCCTATTAACAAGTTATATCCACTGGCCAGTGCTCGTTCGGCAGGTGAATTTATCGAGTTTAACGGTGAAAGCATTGAAGTTTTAGATGCTGATAATTTTGATTGGAGCCTTGCACAAATAGGTTTCTTTTCAGCAGGTGGAGCTACTTCAGCTAAATACGCACCAATTGCTGGTGAAGCGGGTTGTATTGTTATTGATAATACTTCTGAGTTTCGTTACGACGCCGATATTCCATTAGTGGTACCTGAAGTAAATCCTCAAGCACTTGCTGAATACCGCAATCGCAATATTATTGCTAACCCTAATTGTTCAACCATTCAAATGATGGTGGCTTTAAAGCCTATTTATGACGCCGTGGGTATTTCTCGTGTTAATGTTTGTACTTATCAGTCAGTTTCTGGCGGCGGTAAAGCAGCAATGGACGAGTTAGCGAAACAAACTGCCGATCTATTATCTGGCAAGCCTGTTGAGTCGAAAAATTTCTCTCGTCAAATCGCCTTTAATGTTATTCCACAAATTGATGTATTTCTTGAGAATGGTTACACCAAAGAAGAAATGAAAATGGTTTGGGAAACGCAAAAAATACTTGGCGATGATACAGTAATGGTTAACCCTACCGCTGTTCGCGTTCCGGTATTTTTTGGTCATGGCGAATCATTGCATATTGAAACTAACTCTCCTATTTCAGCTGAAGAAGTAAAAGCGTTATTGAGTGAAGCACCAGGGATAGTGGTTTGTCATAATGATGAAGACTTCCCAACGCAAATTACTGATGCTAGCGGCAAAGATGAAACGTTTGTTGGCCGAATTCGAGAAGATATTAGCCACAACAACGGTATTAATATGTGGATTGTTGCTGATAACGTTCGAAAGGGCGCAGCCACAAACAGCGTACAAATTGCTGAGTTATTAGTCAAAGATCACCTTAGCGAGTATTAATAGTCGTTAAGTTGTAGATTTATTAAAGAAAAATGAAAACCCGTCGTTATAATAAGCGACGGGTTTTTTTGTTTTATTTCACTTAGCGCAAATTAAGGATAAGATAAGAACTGTTGTATTAAACTGATAACATAGTAAAAAAGCTATAAAAGCATTTATCCAAGTATCTGGCAGTAATTATTTAATAACTGGAATAATTTTTGCTTCTCAATCTCCTGACTTGGACCCGTCATTGTATTGACGAATAATCATTATAAATAGGAAATTTTAATGCAAACATTTTTACGCCTGTGCCTTTGGCAGGTACTTATTATTAGCATTAGCTGCTTTAGTCTTCCAGCAATTGCTGAAGATGACGGTATACGCATTCGTGGTCCAAAATCTACCGATGCTTTTCCTTACGACCGTTATGGCCCGATCACAGGCAAAGATACTTTATGGAATATTGCACTAAAAGTACGACCTGATCCGCGCTTGTCAGTTTACCAAGTCATGCAAGCCTTATATGAGCATAACCCTGGCTCTTTCAAAGAAAATAATCTAAATCACATGATTAGTGGCCAGTATTTAAAACTGCCACCTATAGACGTAATACGAGCAATTAATACTGATTCTGCGCAACAAAAGTCACGTAACGATGATAAGGCTTGGCAAAAGAAAGTTGCTAAGGTTGTTAAAGTTGCGCCTAAAAAAATACAATTACCAGAAGAAGCTTCGGTAAATAAAAAAGATTTAGATGCTGCAAAATCAGAGATAAATGTACAATTAAAAGCAATAGACAGCACACAACAACAGCGATTAGCCACGATTCAAAATGATGTTTTAGATTCTATTGATGGCCTTCAAAGTTTATTAAAAGAAAACGAAGCACTGCGTCAGCGACTCACAAGCTTTAATGACCAACTTGACGTTATGCAAAGCGAAGTTGCTAAAAGCAAAGAAATAAAAATTCAAATGGACGATATGATCTCACTTCAACAAGAGCTTTTAACAAAAGCTGAAGCCAGAGAACAAGCGTTATTAATTGAAAAACAAAAAGCTGAACTCGAAGAAGGCAATTTAATGTCGAGTTCATGGTTCGTTGCGTTAATGGCGACATTGCCGGCGATTTTAATTTTGTCATTATTAGCCTTTTTATTTCGACGAAAAGCCAATAAAGAAAGTGATGACAGCTTAGCGTCTGACAGTAAAGAAAATAACGTCGATGCTGAAGCTAAACCAACAACTCAACCCGTGTCAGAAAACGTCGATAACGAATTAACCCTAGAAGATGAATTAAGCCTTGATGATGAACTGTCACTCGACGATGAGCTATCAATAGACTTATCTGAAAATGATGAAGATCATGATGATTTATTTTCAGATGATTTAGATGCGCTTGATGAAGACGTAATTCAACTAGATGACGACTTAGATGACTTATCTGATTTAGGTGAACTTGAAGATATTGCTTTAGACAGTGAAGAGGACACTATTGCTTTAGATGATGACCTAATTGAAGGTGAAGCCTTAGAAGGCGGTCAACTGGATCAAAGTGACTTAGATTCTCTATTTGCAGGTTTAGAGGATGAAGTAGAAAACGAAGATGAAATTTCCCTTGATTCAGACGAAACTGATCAGGACGAATTAGAAAGTTTACTTGCTGAAACCTCTGCAAATGCACCCCAATCAAACGAAGATGAAGAGTTATTGACTCAGCCTGAGGATATTGATGCTTTACTTGATGCCGCAGGAGAGCCTGATGAGTTGACTGAAGACTCTGAGGTCGATATCAGCGAAGTGTCAGAACCTTATGATATTGATGCTCTGTTAGACGCGGTCAGTGAAGTACAGGAGAGCGCTAGTGAAGAAGCTTCATTAGATATTTCAGATCCTAATGACATTGATGATTTGCTTGATTCAATTAACGATCAAGGTGATGCATCTAATGAGGATGACACGTCAACTGAAGACAACCTTGAAGTAGCAGACCCTGATGATATTGATGCACTGCTAGATTCGATTAACGATCAAGGTGATACACCTACTGAGGATGACACGTCAACTGAAGACAACCCTGAAGTAGCAGACCCTGATGATATTGATGCACTGCTAGATTCGATTAACGATCAAGGTGATGCATCTAATGAGGATGACACGTCAACTGAAGACAACCTTGAAGTAGCAGACCCTGATGATATTGATGCACTGCTAGATTCGATAAATGATCAAGGTGATGCACCTACTGAGGATAACACGTCAAGTGAAGACAACCTTGAAGTAGCAGACCCTGATGATATTGATGCACTGCTAGACTCGATTAACGATCAAGGTGATGCACCTACTGAGGATGACACGTCAAGTGAAGACAACCTTGAAGTAGCAGACCCTGATGATATTGATGCACTGCTAGATTCGATTAACGACAAAGATGAAACTCCGACTGAGAATAAAGCTTCTACTGACGATATTGACGAGAATGACAATAGCCTTGATGAGTCAAACGAAGTAGCAGACCCTGATGATATTGATGCACTGCTAGATTCGATAAATGATCAAGGTGATGCACCTACTGAGGATAACACGTCAAGTGAAGACAACCTTGAAGTAGCAGACCCTGATGATATTGATGCACTGCTAGACTCGATTAACGATCAAGGTGATGCACCTACTGAGGATGACACGTCAAGTGAAGACAACCTTGAAGTAGCAGACCCTGATGATATTGATGCACTGCTAGATTCGATTAACGACAAAGATGAAACTCCGACTGAGAATAAAGCTTCTACTGACGATATTGACGAGAATGACAATAGCCTTGATGAGTCAAACGAAGTAGCAGACCCTGATGATATTGATGCACTATTAGATTCGATTAACGCTCAAGACGAAACTCCGACAGAAAATAAAGCTTCGACTGAGGAAATTGACGAGAGTGACGTTAGCCTTGATGATGCAAGTGAAATAACAGAGTCAGAGTATACTGAAAGTGAAAATACCGAGCTCATTAATAACTTTACGGATGAATACGTACAATCATTTATAGATACTGATCTGAGCGATGTATCCGATGAGAACGCCACCGAAAGTTTGGATACAGACAATGCTGATGATGTATCCAATAAGGCTGCTGAACAAGAGCAACGGGCTGAACAAGTAAGTAAAGAAAGCGAAACTCTTGAGAATAATGATAAAAGCGATAGTGCCGATAATAGCGAAGACATTTCAGATGATTTTGACATTGACGCTTTAATTGAAGAAGTCAATCATAGCTCAGAAGCCGAGAGTGAAGATGCATTAGAAATTGGTGATGATGTTCTTGATACCGAATTATCTGATAGTGATTTACAGTCTAAAGAATCTGAGAGCGAATTAGCAGATCAAGAAGCTGCGGCGATAGATGAAGAAACTTTAGCGGCATTATCCGGTGACTTTGACGAGTCAACATTAACTAACTTATTGAACGACGAAAAAGATAGTAATGATATGGTGGAGTTATCTCCGGACTTTACTGATAGTAATGTTTTAGCTGATTTACTTGCCGATGATGAGACCCCGGCACAAGCTAATGATAGAAAATCAGAAGCCAGTAATGTTGAGGAAGTTAAAGGCATTAAAGAATTAGATAACCTAGATTTTGATGACTTGTTAGCAAATATTGAAGAAGAAAGTGGCCAAAGCAGTAGCGATGAATTTGAATACAGCGAAGGTTTTGATATTGGCGATGACTTTGAATTAGATGTGTCAGAAGATGTTACCTTAGAAGATAACGATTCGAATAAGGAAAATAAAGAGGAAGATTTTATTTCTGTAGATTCTTTATTATCCGATAGTTTACTTGATGGCAAGCCTACAGAACCCTATGAAAAAATGAACATTGATGTAGGGTTAAGCGAATTTCCTGAGTTTTCTGGTAATATTACCGAAGAAGATGTTGATGACGATGATAATGGTATTGCCGCTAAATTAGACTTAGCGAAAGTTTACCTAGAAATTGGCGATCAAGATAATGCCGAAGTGATCTTACTTGATGTGATCAAGCAAGGTGATGCACAGCAGCAGTTTGATGCTCAACAATTATTAGATAATCTTAAAGATTAATATATTTTAATGCTGTAGGTAATATAAGGCTGCTCTTTGCAGCCTTTATACTTTTTAATTATTGCAAAGTGTTGAATACATTAATTCAATTGGTATAACGCGTAAAATAATGGATAATGTCTCACCTTAGCAATGGAGGATAAAATGCGTTACGCTTTAGGCATAGAATACGATGGTAGTAACTACTACGGTTGGCAAAGACAAAAGAATGTAATTAGCGTTCAAGAGTCGGTAGAAAAAGCTTTATCAAAAATTGCCAATGAACCCATTGAGGTGGTCTGCGCAGGCAGAACCGATACTGGGGTTAATGCGACCAATCAGGTCATTCATTTTGAAACAGAAAAGGTGCGTAAAGATGTTGCGTGGACATTAGGGGTTAACACTAACTTACCTAAAGACATTGCCGTATCTTGGGTGAAAGAAGTTAATACTGACTTTCATGCTCGCTTTAGCGCAACAGCTCGGCGCTACCGTTATATCATTAATAATAATCGTCTACGGTCGGCTATTTTAAGTTCTGGTATTAGTTTTTGCCATTACCCACTAAATGAAAATTTAATGCATCAAGCGGCACAATACTTAGTTGGACGTCATGACTTTACATCATTTAGAACCGTGCACTGTCAGTCAAATTCGCCCACTAGAACTTTGCACTATTGTAATGTTTCTCGCCAAGGTGAGTTCGTTATTATTGATATTAAAGGCAATGCATTTTTACACCATATGGTGAGAAATATTGCAGGTAGTTTAATGAAAGTCGGTCAGGAACTAAAACCTGTTAGTTGGCTCAAAGAAGTACTTGAGGCTAAAAACCGTTGTGTTGCGGGTATTACGGCTCCTTCTGCGGGACTCTATTTTGTTGATGTGGATTACCCAGAAACGTTCGGTATTCCAAAGCGTAGCCCAGGACCATTATTTCTACTATAATCAATATTAAAGCCATGTTGATTGATAACTTATTTAATGACTATCTTAGGCAATAATCGTGTTATAAAGATAGATACGCAATTAAACTGTTTGATTTTCGTTAGTCATTAGACATTTTTTTAAATGAAACAGTAGCGTAGTTAATTACTCAAATAAGTGAATAAGAAGAAAACAGACCAGTTTTTCCTATAATTGTGTAGGTGTTCTATGGTCTAATTCAACGAATTAGCAAAAATTTTATATTTAGTGGTTGTATTTTAAACAATTATTAAATTTTTTCGTGTATAGGCAAAAATATATTATGAGCTGGATTGAAAAGATTCTCCCAAAAGCAAAAGCAACACAAAAAAGAAATATTCCAGAAGGTGTTTGGAGTAAGTGTTCTAGCTGTAACGCGGTGCTTTATAAAGTTGAGCTAGATCGACAAATGTCAGTTTGTCCAAAGTGTGATCATCACATGCGTATTTCTGCACGCAAACGTATCGATGGTTTTCTTGACCAAGGCGAGCGAGTTGAACTAGGTGAAGAGTTTGAAGCACAAGATATTCTTAAATTTAAAGACTCTAAACGCTATAAAGATCGTATTTCAGCGGCGCAAAAAAGTACCGGTGAAAAAGATGCGCTAGTGGTTATGAGAGGCGAACTTCATGGGCAACCTATTGTGGTAGCTGCATTTGAATTTGGTTTCTTGGGTGGCTCAATGGCGTCTGTTGTTGGTGCTCGCTTTGTTAAAGGTGTCGAATATTGTTTAAAGCATAACGTACCCTTTGTTTGTTTTTCTGCCAGTGGCGGCGCACGTATGCAAGAAGCATTGTTTTCACTAATGCAAATGGCAAAAACCAGTGCAGCATTAGCTAAAATGAGTGAAAAAGGCCTTCCTTATGTTTCAGTGCTAACCGATCCTACTATGGGTGGTGTTTCAGCAAGTTTAGCTATGTTAGGTGACATTAATGTTGCCGAGCCTAAAGCATTAATTGGCTTTGCAGGTCCGCGCGTTATCGAACAAACAGTACGTGAAAAACTACCTGAAGGCTTTCAGCGTAGTGAATTCTTAAAAGAAAAAGGCGCGATTGACATTATTGTAGATCGTCGCGAAATGCGCAGTACTTTAGCAAGAATGCTTGCTAAGTTTATGGGGCAAGATAGCCCAGCAGCATAACGGAAAATTCATGTCAAAAATGATTAAAGGCCATTCAGCGAGAAACAATCTCACTGAATGGCTTTCTTATTTAGAGAGTATTCATTCAGTTGAAATAGAGCTTGGCTTAACTCGCATTAATGCTGTTGCCAAAAAGCTTAATATTGCATTTCCTTCGTCTACTGTTATCACGGTTGCTGGCACTAATGGTAAAGGCACAACCTGTGCATTTTTAGAGAATGCTTTTTTAGCTCAAAATTTAACGTGCTCGGTATATTCATCTCCACATATTGAACGCTTTAATGAGCGTTTGCGCCTCAATAAAGTTGAAGTAAATGATGATGACTTGGTTAATGCCTTTGAAACTATCGAGCGAACTCGCGAAGACATATCCTTAACTTATTATGAATATACAACATTAGCGGCTTTGTTAATTTTAACCGCACAGCAGCCCGATGTTATTATTCTTGAGGTTGGTTTAGGCGGGCGTTTGGATGCTACCAATATCGTTGATGCAGATGTTGCTGTGATTACGACTATTGATCTCGATCATCAAGCTTATTTGGGCAATACTCGCGAAGCCATTGGTTTTGAGAAAGCTGGGATAATGCGCTCCAACAAAATTGCAGTCATTGGTGATACCAACCCACCAAACTCAATGATAGAACATGCAAAATGCATTGGCGCTAAATCATACTTTCGCGACAAAAACTTTATGATTGAACAATCTAATAACAATGATTGGCAGTGGCAAAGTGATAGGCATAAGTTTTCAGGGCTTTCTGATTGTAAAATACCACAAGACAATGTTTGCACAGCAATAATGGTGCTTAGTGTATTATCTGATAAGCTTGCGTTAACGCTAGACAGCACATTTATAAATACAGTGATTGATGAAACTATTGTTGCTGGCAGAATGGAGAAGTTTAGTGATGGTTGCGATGTTATTTTAGATGTTGGGCATAACCCACAAGCTGCAAGATACCTAGCCTCACAATTACAACAATTGAATTATCCCAAGGTACATGCTGTTTTAGGAATGCTTGCTGATAAAGATACAACAAATACTGTCGCGCCACTTTTACCTTTAGTTTCGCATTGGTATATTGGTACGCTTGACGCTCCAAGGGGGCGTGCAGCAAAAAGTATCTTAGAATCTACACAAATAGACACGACAAAGGTGAATTGCTTTGACAATGTCTCTCAGGCATTTAAAATGGCAAAACATAATGCAAAAGCAACTGATCTTATTCTGGTTTTTGGATCTTTCTTTACGGTTGCTGAAATAAGACGTTTGTTAGTTTAACTATGATTGGAGTTTAATTTGTCTACACCATTTCAAAATCGTTTAGTTGGTACTATTATCGTTGCGGCTATCGCTATTATATTTTTACCTGATGTACTTGATGGCGACAAAAAAACATACCAAGATAACTTTGAAGCGATTCCAGATGCTCCGCAAGTTAATTTAACTCAAGAAAATACCAGCTTTCCTGAGCACAAACTCGCTAATTTACCCACAGAAGATTTTACTGATGAGTTAGCGCTCGACGATCAAAGTGTTATAGATTCAGCGAATGCGCTTAAAGAAAAAGATGTTACGGTAACCACGCTAGCTAAAGAAGCACCTTTTTCTTCGGATAAAGCTACACTAGCAGCAAAAAATACGATTGATAAAGTGGTAAAAAAATCACCAAGTAAAGCCGTAACAGAGCAAGCATGGGTTATTCAATTAGGCAGTTTTCGTCACCAAAACAATGTTGATGAATTGGTCAGCAAGTTACAAAAAGAAGGCTACACCGCCTTTACTAAAACTATTAAGACTAAGTCAGGAAAGTTGACCAAAGTTTTTATTGGACCTGAATTAATAAAATCATCGCTAGAAGAAAAACTACCAGCATTGAAAAAGCTAACAAATGTACAAGGTAAAGTTGCTCGATTCTATCCCGCTAAATAATAAAATTATTAGCAAATCCTAGGCGGCTTCTGGTAGAATGCGCGCCTCTAATCAATGAGAATATTCGATTTATGGTTTGGATAGATTATGCCATTTTGGCTGTTATTGGCATTTCAGCTTTAATAAGTTTAGTGCGTGGCTTTGTCAAAGAAGCTGTGTCTTTAATTGTCTGGATCAGTGCTTTCTTTGTCGCAAGTACCTTCTATCTTAATTTGTCGACTCTACTTACCAATATTTCCGACCAACTGCTGCGTAATGCTGCCTCGATTGCTATTTTATTTATCTCCACGCTAATCTTAGGCGCATTGGTTAATTACGTTATTGGACAACTGGTTAGTAAAACTGGTTTGTCTGGCACAGACAGAGTATTAGGTATCGTTTTTGGTGCGCTAAGAGGCGTACTGATTATTGCCGCAGTTTTATTTTTTATGGACGCATTTACACCTGCGTCCTCTGCAACTTGGTGGCAAAACTCTCAATTGGTTCCAGAATTTACATTAATAGTTGAATGGTTTTTTGAATATCTCAAACAATCGTCAAGTTTTTTAGCTTAGTATTTAAACCTAGTTCGTCGGAGAATAAGTGCATGTGTGGTATTGTTGGTATTGTTGGTAAATCCCCCGTTGGTCAAGCATTGTATGATGGTTTAACGGTTTTACAGCATCGTGGACAAGACGCTGCGGGTATCGTGACTATTCACGAAAACACCTTTAGATTACGCAAAGGTAATGGTTTAGTTAAAGATGTTTTTCATACTCGTCATATGTTGCGCCTTCAAGGTAATATGGGTATTGGGCATATTCGCTACCCAACGGCTGGTACGTCTAGCTCTTCAGAAGCGCAGCCTTTTTATGCTAACTCACCTTTTGGTATTTCATTAGCGCATAACGGTAATTTGACGAACGCTGAAGAGCTTAAATTATGGCTTAACAGTGAAGCTCGACGTCATGTTAATACTACATCTGACTCTGAACTATTACTTAATATTTTAGGTCATGAATTACAAAATTCAGAACAGCATAAATTAGACCCTAGTGATATTTTTACCGCAATAAGTAATGTTCATAAGCGTGTACGTGGCGCCTATGCAACGGTTGCCTTAATTATTGGTTATGGCATGGTGGCATTTCGTGACCCTAACGGTATTCGTCCGCTAGTATTTGGTAAGCGC
The Colwellia sp. Arc7-D genome window above contains:
- the fabB gene encoding beta-ketoacyl-ACP synthase I, with translation MKRVVITGLGIVSSIGNDAEEVLASLKEGRSGITRAESFAEMGLRSQVWGKPEIEVKDHIDRKALRFMGEASAFAYIAMDQAIKDSKLTPEQVSNFRTGIVAGSGGASSENVVNSADILREKGVKRVGPYAVPKTMSSTISACLATPFKILGVNYSISSACATSAHCIGHAAELIQLGKQDVVFAGGGEEVHWSLAMMFDGMGALSSKYNDTPEMASRTYDADRDGFVISGGGGMVVVEELEHALARGAHIYAEIVGYGATSDGFDMVAPSGEGAIRCMQQAMQGVDAKVDYLNTHGTSTPVGDVKELGAIQAVFGKDSPAISATKAMTGHALGAAGVHEAIFSLLMMEHSFVAPSININTLDEQAEGLDIVTEKRDMELNLVMSNSFGFGGTNATLVMQKYK
- a CDS encoding 5-carboxymethyl-2-hydroxymuconate isomerase — protein: MPHCIIEYSATITESLPVEQLMHAVYKGANQSELFASSDIKVRACAFDSFYLPGAEQVFVHVNLKILSGRDLSQRKSLSESVSNQLERLGIDNAVITVEVTKIEKESYVKKITSTV
- a CDS encoding 4-phosphoerythronate dehydrogenase; protein product: MNIFYDENMPFAAEFFSDLGDLTAFSGRTLTSADVRDADVLLVRSITKVNEHLLQQNKALSFVGTATIGVDHIDQQYLNNRNVKFHSAPGCNAISVAEYVLSALVVLAERYLFSLSTLTVGIVGAGNTGSRLSEKLSALNIKHVLCDPLLAENSADMRDFVSLEEALHCDVVSLHVPLTRKGENPTYHLLDAARLAKLKDHQILINACRGEIVDNNALLKMKQQGHPLKLVLDVWENEPTILLALISHCEITTAHIAGYSLEGKARGTEILYRALCQQLDILPSKQLADFLPVPAISAIEIKQDFDEILLNQLVKMVYDVRRDDAIFRQQINIQGFDYIRKTYPTRREFSAIKVTLNNALSSDAPHQLGFNK
- a CDS encoding aspartate-semialdehyde dehydrogenase; translated protein: MAQKFDVCVLGATGLVGKTIIEILEQRDFPINKLYPLASARSAGEFIEFNGESIEVLDADNFDWSLAQIGFFSAGGATSAKYAPIAGEAGCIVIDNTSEFRYDADIPLVVPEVNPQALAEYRNRNIIANPNCSTIQMMVALKPIYDAVGISRVNVCTYQSVSGGGKAAMDELAKQTADLLSGKPVESKNFSRQIAFNVIPQIDVFLENGYTKEEMKMVWETQKILGDDTVMVNPTAVRVPVFFGHGESLHIETNSPISAEEVKALLSEAPGIVVCHNDEDFPTQITDASGKDETFVGRIREDISHNNGINMWIVADNVRKGAATNSVQIAELLVKDHLSEY
- a CDS encoding FimV/HubP family polar landmark protein; translation: MQTFLRLCLWQVLIISISCFSLPAIAEDDGIRIRGPKSTDAFPYDRYGPITGKDTLWNIALKVRPDPRLSVYQVMQALYEHNPGSFKENNLNHMISGQYLKLPPIDVIRAINTDSAQQKSRNDDKAWQKKVAKVVKVAPKKIQLPEEASVNKKDLDAAKSEINVQLKAIDSTQQQRLATIQNDVLDSIDGLQSLLKENEALRQRLTSFNDQLDVMQSEVAKSKEIKIQMDDMISLQQELLTKAEAREQALLIEKQKAELEEGNLMSSSWFVALMATLPAILILSLLAFLFRRKANKESDDSLASDSKENNVDAEAKPTTQPVSENVDNELTLEDELSLDDELSLDDELSIDLSENDEDHDDLFSDDLDALDEDVIQLDDDLDDLSDLGELEDIALDSEEDTIALDDDLIEGEALEGGQLDQSDLDSLFAGLEDEVENEDEISLDSDETDQDELESLLAETSANAPQSNEDEELLTQPEDIDALLDAAGEPDELTEDSEVDISEVSEPYDIDALLDAVSEVQESASEEASLDISDPNDIDDLLDSINDQGDASNEDDTSTEDNLEVADPDDIDALLDSINDQGDTPTEDDTSTEDNPEVADPDDIDALLDSINDQGDASNEDDTSTEDNLEVADPDDIDALLDSINDQGDAPTEDNTSSEDNLEVADPDDIDALLDSINDQGDAPTEDDTSSEDNLEVADPDDIDALLDSINDKDETPTENKASTDDIDENDNSLDESNEVADPDDIDALLDSINDQGDAPTEDNTSSEDNLEVADPDDIDALLDSINDQGDAPTEDDTSSEDNLEVADPDDIDALLDSINDKDETPTENKASTDDIDENDNSLDESNEVADPDDIDALLDSINAQDETPTENKASTEEIDESDVSLDDASEITESEYTESENTELINNFTDEYVQSFIDTDLSDVSDENATESLDTDNADDVSNKAAEQEQRAEQVSKESETLENNDKSDSADNSEDISDDFDIDALIEEVNHSSEAESEDALEIGDDVLDTELSDSDLQSKESESELADQEAAAIDEETLAALSGDFDESTLTNLLNDEKDSNDMVELSPDFTDSNVLADLLADDETPAQANDRKSEASNVEEVKGIKELDNLDFDDLLANIEEESGQSSSDEFEYSEGFDIGDDFELDVSEDVTLEDNDSNKENKEEDFISVDSLLSDSLLDGKPTEPYEKMNIDVGLSEFPEFSGNITEEDVDDDDNGIAAKLDLAKVYLEIGDQDNAEVILLDVIKQGDAQQQFDAQQLLDNLKD
- the truA gene encoding tRNA pseudouridine(38-40) synthase TruA, coding for MRYALGIEYDGSNYYGWQRQKNVISVQESVEKALSKIANEPIEVVCAGRTDTGVNATNQVIHFETEKVRKDVAWTLGVNTNLPKDIAVSWVKEVNTDFHARFSATARRYRYIINNNRLRSAILSSGISFCHYPLNENLMHQAAQYLVGRHDFTSFRTVHCQSNSPTRTLHYCNVSRQGEFVIIDIKGNAFLHHMVRNIAGSLMKVGQELKPVSWLKEVLEAKNRCVAGITAPSAGLYFVDVDYPETFGIPKRSPGPLFLL